One Hemibagrus wyckioides isolate EC202008001 linkage group LG07, SWU_Hwy_1.0, whole genome shotgun sequence DNA segment encodes these proteins:
- the LOC131355679 gene encoding lactose-binding lectin l-2-like: MARQTEAVLLLILATAAFASATFHLRCPYGWKKYGYRCFQYQATRLNWNSAEHHCQSLGGHLVSIHNEIEYQWVKAVIRAHDHKENPAWIGLSDCQQKYRWVWSDGNPVTFTRWNPGEPNHWFGECCVHMSFGRKKNWNDIHCHKKYPFVCARGLW; this comes from the exons ATGGCTCGTCAGACTGAAGCAGTGCTCCTTCTTATTCTGGCCACAGCAGCCTTTG cgTCAGCGACATTCCATCTAAGATGTCCGTATGGCTGGAAGAAGTATGGCTATCGTTGCTTCCAATATCAGGCTACCAGACTAAACTGGAATTCGGCTGAG catCACTGTCAGAGTCTTGGTGGACACTTGGTCTCAATACACAATGAAATTGAATATCAGTGGGTTAAAGCTGTAATTCGTGCTCATGACCATAAGGAGAATCCAGCATGGATCGGCCTTTCTGACTGTCAGCAG AAATATAGGTGGGTTTGGTCTGATGGCAACCCAGTGACTTTCACCAGGTGGAACCCAGGAGAACCAAATCATTGGTTCGGAGAGTGCTGTGTGCATATGAGTTTTGGCA GAAAGAAGAACTGGAATGACATCCACTGCCACAAGAAATATCCCTTTGTGTGTGCCAGAGGGCTTTGGTGA